In the genome of Mucilaginibacter defluvii, one region contains:
- the accD gene encoding acetyl-CoA carboxylase, carboxyltransferase subunit beta, producing the protein MAWFKREVKGIITTTQEKKEAPDGIWNKCPECKKPLHYSEQVENQYVCHYCGYHLRIGSKEYFSILFDNNEFTELFGNLRSGDPLHFEDTKKYTDRIKETTKKTGLTDALRSANGKIDGQDIVIACMDFNFIGGSMGSVVGEKIARSIDYCIQHKFPFLLISKSGGARMMEAAFSLMQMAKTSAKLALLSQAKLPFISLLTDPTTGGVTASYAMLGDINIAEPGSLIGFAGPRVIKETIKKDLPKGFQTAEFVQEHGFLDFIVDRREMKEKLASFIKMLAPAA; encoded by the coding sequence ATGGCGTGGTTTAAACGAGAAGTTAAGGGGATAATTACGACTACTCAGGAAAAGAAAGAAGCACCGGATGGTATCTGGAATAAATGCCCTGAATGTAAAAAACCCCTTCATTATTCGGAGCAGGTTGAGAACCAGTATGTTTGCCACTATTGCGGCTATCATCTGCGTATCGGCTCAAAAGAATATTTTTCAATTTTATTTGATAACAACGAATTTACTGAATTATTTGGCAACCTGCGTTCGGGCGATCCGCTGCATTTTGAGGATACCAAAAAATATACCGACCGTATAAAGGAAACCACAAAAAAAACCGGATTGACGGATGCATTGCGTTCGGCAAATGGTAAAATTGACGGGCAGGATATTGTAATTGCATGTATGGACTTCAACTTTATCGGCGGCTCAATGGGTTCAGTTGTAGGCGAAAAAATTGCCCGTTCCATTGACTATTGCATACAGCATAAGTTCCCATTCCTTCTGATCTCGAAATCAGGCGGTGCGCGTATGATGGAAGCAGCCTTTTCGCTAATGCAAATGGCCAAAACATCGGCCAAGCTGGCGTTACTAAGCCAGGCTAAATTGCCGTTCATCTCCCTGCTTACTGACCCTACAACGGGTGGTGTGACCGCCTCATACGCTATGCTGGGCGATATCAACATTGCCGAGCCAGGCTCACTGATAGGTTTTGCGGGTCCAAGGGTTATCAAGGAAACTATCAAGAAGGATTTGCCGAAAGGCTTTCAAACCGCGGAGTTTGTTCAGGAACACGGCTTCCTCGACTTTATTGTTGACCGCCGCGAAATGAAGGAGAAACTGGCATCATTCATCAAAATGCTTGCCCCGGCAGCTTGA
- the fbaA gene encoding class II fructose-bisphosphate aldolase, producing MSLKDYKGVLHGDQVQELFEAAKKHQFALPAVNVIGTNTVNAVMETAKAVNSPVIIQLSNGGAQFYAGKSLDNSKLQACILGAVSAAKHVHLLAEHYGVAVILHTDHAAKKLLPWIDGLLEHGEKFFAETGKPLFSSHMLDLSEEPIEENIEISAKYLERMAKMGMTVEIELGVTGGEEDGVDNSDVDSARLYTQPEEVAYAYEELSKVSHRFTVAAAFGNVHGVYKPGNVKLQPVILHNSQEFLKQKHNITAEKPINFVFHGGSGSSQEEIREAISYGAIKMNIDTDMQWAFWEGIKDFYQSKEAYLQDQIGNPEGEDSPNKKYYDPRVWLRKAEENFVKRLTVAFGDLNCIDANSKL from the coding sequence ATGAGTTTAAAAGATTATAAAGGCGTTCTGCACGGCGATCAGGTGCAGGAGCTATTTGAGGCAGCTAAAAAGCATCAGTTTGCTTTACCTGCGGTAAACGTTATAGGTACAAACACTGTAAACGCTGTTATGGAAACGGCTAAAGCGGTAAATTCACCTGTTATTATTCAGCTTTCAAACGGCGGAGCACAGTTCTACGCCGGTAAATCATTAGATAATTCAAAACTTCAGGCTTGTATATTAGGCGCTGTATCAGCAGCTAAGCACGTGCACCTGCTTGCTGAGCACTATGGTGTTGCGGTTATTTTACATACCGACCACGCCGCAAAAAAACTGTTACCATGGATTGACGGTTTGCTGGAGCACGGCGAAAAATTCTTTGCCGAAACAGGCAAGCCATTGTTCTCATCGCACATGCTCGATCTTTCTGAAGAGCCGATCGAGGAGAATATCGAAATATCAGCTAAATACCTGGAGCGCATGGCCAAAATGGGCATGACCGTAGAGATTGAGCTTGGTGTAACCGGTGGTGAGGAAGATGGTGTTGACAACAGCGATGTTGATAGCGCCCGTTTATACACCCAGCCCGAAGAGGTTGCCTACGCTTACGAAGAACTATCAAAAGTAAGCCACCGCTTTACCGTTGCGGCCGCCTTTGGTAACGTACACGGTGTTTACAAACCGGGTAACGTAAAATTACAGCCGGTTATTCTGCACAACTCTCAGGAGTTTTTGAAACAAAAACACAATATTACTGCTGAAAAACCGATCAACTTTGTATTCCACGGTGGATCAGGTTCAAGCCAGGAGGAGATCCGTGAGGCTATCTCTTACGGTGCTATCAAAATGAATATCGATACCGATATGCAATGGGCTTTCTGGGAAGGTATTAAAGATTTCTACCAATCAAAAGAAGCTTACCTGCAAGATCAGATTGGTAACCCGGAAGGTGAAGACTCTCCAAACAAAAAATACTACGATCCGCGCGTTTGGTTACGTAAGGCTGAGGAGAACTTTGTAAAAAGGTTAACCGTTGCCTTCGGCGATCTTAACTGTATCGACGCCAACAGCAAACTGTAA
- a CDS encoding FAD-binding and (Fe-S)-binding domain-containing protein, whose amino-acid sequence MHLIKDIQYKLEAILPVKRIKTRLIDLVSYASDAGFYTLIPQAVVQPVNEEEVIALFEFSQAHNIPLVFRTGGTSLSGQSITDGILVDLSQHWDKISIEKGGSEVRVQPGITGGMVNSYLRKHKKKIGPDPASINSAMMGGILSNNSSGMCCGVKQNSYHTVKHIRFILPDGKVFNTENKADYLRFERDCIALYQLLKNTREKLLADTELYDKIRNKYQIKNTVGYAVNALIDHEHPLDILAHLLIGAEGTLAFIAETVMNTVPEYPFKSAALLYFPDIYTACQAIAPLNDSGAKAIELMDRASLHAIEHMPNLPAVIKGLPEQASCLLVEFQEDTYAEIEQKVNSFLQQAETLALLHAPVFTSNPQELEYYWKIRKGLFPSVGAVRASGSTVILEDVAFPVPKLGDAILDLQALFKKYKYNNAIIFGHARDGNIHFLITPEFNSPDEVTRYDRFMQEVVTMVVDKYDGALKAEHGTGRNMAPFVQTEWGDEIYAIMKQIKEAVDPANLLNPGVIINADKNVHIKNIKPLPTVEHEVDKCIECGYCEHKCPSRNITTTPRRRIVIRRELKKMELSGDAANHKILLDQYQYDGMDTCAVDGLCATACPVDINTGELIKRLRRENHSPLANKVALNVARNFGVAMGVARFALAAGSMVNRVFGAKAMTNITTAFKRVIPAMPLWTEQLTTPPNLSLIKQSRGKQPQDAEVIYYPSCISRMLGSGVKGKKSVMDAFMSVSQKAGIKVSIPGNVLGSCCSQIFSSKGYADANKYMANVFIERMWEASNQGNIKVVIDVSSCAYAIKNMRHYLSADNQEKFGRMTILDCVDYLHDMVMPRQQNISKKGTVVLHPVCSLQKMNTQGKFIALAQHYAARVDIPVHGGCCGMAGDRGFLVPELTASATLPEALEVQQKPYDGYYSSTKTCEMAMSHAVGQDYESILYLLDEAME is encoded by the coding sequence ATGCATTTAATTAAAGATATACAATATAAGCTGGAAGCGATATTGCCCGTAAAACGCATTAAAACGCGGTTAATTGACTTGGTGTCGTACGCTTCGGATGCGGGTTTTTACACACTTATACCACAGGCGGTAGTACAGCCGGTTAATGAGGAAGAGGTGATCGCGTTATTTGAATTCTCACAAGCTCACAATATACCGCTGGTGTTTCGTACCGGGGGGACGAGCCTTTCAGGGCAATCTATCACGGATGGTATCCTGGTTGATCTGAGTCAGCACTGGGATAAGATCAGTATTGAAAAAGGCGGCAGCGAGGTGCGTGTGCAGCCCGGCATAACCGGCGGTATGGTGAACAGCTATCTGCGCAAGCATAAAAAAAAGATAGGCCCCGACCCGGCAAGCATCAACTCGGCCATGATGGGGGGCATACTTTCCAACAATTCAAGCGGCATGTGTTGTGGCGTAAAGCAAAATTCTTATCACACGGTAAAGCATATCCGCTTTATTCTGCCTGATGGTAAGGTATTCAATACCGAAAATAAGGCCGATTATCTTCGTTTTGAGCGGGATTGTATCGCGTTATATCAGCTGCTTAAAAATACCCGTGAAAAACTGCTGGCCGATACCGAGCTATATGATAAGATCCGTAATAAATACCAGATAAAAAACACCGTTGGCTACGCCGTTAACGCGCTGATAGACCATGAACACCCGCTGGATATTTTGGCGCACCTGCTGATAGGTGCCGAAGGTACGCTGGCCTTTATTGCCGAAACGGTGATGAATACAGTGCCCGAATATCCTTTTAAATCAGCGGCACTGCTGTACTTTCCGGATATTTATACCGCTTGCCAGGCTATCGCGCCTTTAAATGATTCAGGAGCGAAAGCTATTGAACTGATGGACAGGGCATCGTTACATGCTATTGAGCACATGCCCAATTTGCCTGCGGTAATAAAAGGCCTGCCCGAACAGGCATCGTGCCTGCTGGTGGAGTTTCAGGAAGATACCTATGCCGAGATCGAACAAAAAGTGAATAGCTTCTTGCAACAGGCAGAAACGTTAGCCTTATTGCATGCCCCTGTTTTTACCTCAAACCCGCAGGAACTGGAGTATTACTGGAAGATACGCAAGGGGTTGTTCCCCTCGGTAGGGGCGGTGCGGGCGAGTGGCTCAACCGTTATTCTGGAGGATGTGGCTTTCCCGGTTCCAAAGTTGGGCGATGCGATCCTCGATCTGCAAGCACTATTTAAAAAATATAAGTATAACAATGCCATCATTTTCGGCCACGCGCGGGATGGTAATATCCACTTTTTGATCACCCCGGAGTTTAACTCGCCTGATGAGGTTACCCGTTACGATAGGTTTATGCAGGAAGTGGTAACCATGGTGGTTGATAAATATGATGGTGCCTTGAAGGCCGAACACGGTACTGGCCGCAACATGGCACCCTTTGTTCAAACCGAATGGGGCGATGAGATTTACGCCATTATGAAGCAGATAAAAGAGGCGGTTGATCCGGCTAACCTGCTTAATCCGGGGGTTATTATTAATGCCGATAAAAATGTCCACATTAAAAATATTAAGCCCCTGCCAACGGTTGAGCACGAGGTGGACAAATGCATAGAATGTGGTTACTGCGAGCATAAATGCCCCAGCCGTAATATCACCACAACACCACGCCGCCGTATAGTTATCCGCCGCGAACTGAAAAAGATGGAACTAAGCGGTGACGCGGCCAATCATAAAATATTGCTTGATCAGTACCAATACGATGGTATGGACACCTGTGCGGTTGACGGCCTTTGCGCCACCGCCTGCCCGGTTGATATCAATACCGGCGAACTGATAAAGCGCCTGCGCCGCGAAAACCATTCGCCGCTGGCTAACAAGGTTGCGCTTAACGTTGCCCGTAATTTTGGTGTTGCTATGGGCGTTGCCCGCTTCGCCTTAGCCGCAGGCAGCATGGTGAACAGAGTATTTGGTGCTAAGGCGATGACCAACATAACCACAGCGTTTAAACGCGTTATCCCCGCCATGCCTTTATGGACGGAGCAATTAACCACCCCACCCAATTTAAGCCTGATAAAACAAAGCCGGGGCAAACAGCCGCAGGATGCAGAGGTGATCTATTACCCAAGCTGCATATCGCGTATGCTGGGCAGCGGTGTTAAGGGAAAGAAAAGCGTGATGGATGCCTTTATGAGCGTATCACAAAAAGCGGGCATAAAAGTAAGCATACCCGGCAACGTGTTGGGCAGTTGCTGCAGCCAAATATTTTCATCAAAAGGTTATGCCGATGCCAATAAGTATATGGCCAACGTTTTTATTGAACGTATGTGGGAGGCCAGCAATCAAGGTAATATAAAAGTAGTGATCGATGTAAGCTCATGCGCCTACGCCATTAAAAATATGCGCCATTATTTAAGCGCGGACAATCAGGAGAAGTTCGGCCGCATGACTATTTTAGACTGCGTGGATTACCTGCACGATATGGTAATGCCCCGGCAGCAAAACATCAGCAAAAAAGGCACGGTGGTGTTGCACCCGGTTTGCTCGTTGCAAAAAATGAATACACAGGGTAAATTCATAGCGCTGGCACAGCATTACGCAGCACGTGTTGATATACCGGTACATGGCGGTTGCTGTGGTATGGCCGGCGACCGTGGTTTCCTGGTTCCCGAGTTAACCGCCTCAGCCACGTTGCCCGAAGCATTAGAGGTGCAGCAGAAGCCGTATGACGGTTATTATTCATCCACCAAAACCTGCGAAATGGCCATGTCTCACGCCGTAGGGCAGGATTATGAGTCGATACTTTACCTGCTTGATGAAGCGATGGAATAG
- a CDS encoding SRPBCC domain-containing protein, whose protein sequence is MNNNDLLFDFKVDKVAKTVYITREFNAGLDLVWDAFSRPELLDQWGAPAPMRAKTKYMDFKVGGRRFYAMVSPDGQERWSVQEFTSITPKTNFKMYNTFADKDENRELPGSDWDYNFSEQDGITKVYIVIYNESFERLEKLLEGFKIGFTMTLKNLEELLVKLS, encoded by the coding sequence ATGAACAACAACGACTTGCTGTTTGATTTCAAAGTTGACAAAGTAGCTAAAACGGTATACATCACCCGCGAATTTAACGCCGGCCTTGATCTGGTATGGGATGCTTTTAGCAGGCCCGAACTGCTGGATCAATGGGGTGCACCTGCACCAATGCGCGCCAAAACTAAGTATATGGATTTCAAAGTAGGAGGGCGCAGGTTTTACGCCATGGTAAGTCCGGATGGGCAGGAGCGCTGGTCTGTTCAGGAATTCACTTCCATCACCCCGAAAACCAATTTTAAGATGTACAACACTTTTGCGGATAAGGATGAAAACAGGGAGCTGCCGGGGTCAGACTGGGATTATAACTTCAGCGAGCAAGATGGAATAACTAAGGTCTATATCGTTATCTATAACGAATCGTTTGAGCGTTTGGAGAAATTACTGGAAGGTTTCAAGATCGGTTTCACCATGACATTGAAAAACCTGGAAGAGCTACTGGTTAAGTTATCATAA
- a CDS encoding family 43 glycosylhydrolase, with amino-acid sequence MGKITFFFKIVILTLILVPAVLMPGTAQSKKTDFKYSAYLFAYFTGNQKNDEAIHFALSNDGYTYRALNHDQPVINSAKISETGGVRDPHIMRGADGKTFYMVATDMVSDKGWDSNRAMVLLKSTDLINWSSAVVNIQKRFKGNDSLMRVWAPQTIYDAAKEKYMIYWSMKHGRRGRDIIYYAYANAAFTDLETEPKQLYFSPDNGSCIDGEIVNKSGIFYLFYKTEGANLGINIATSTKLTEGYTMQSRDVQQTKEPVEGSGVFKLNDGSGYILMYDVYASGRYEFTKSTDFKIFTVVNSDVKMNFHPRHGTVMPITAAEAARLSAKWLSADEVLTSAANPALKTINTKLDTNAKTLELAVKPGTALTAFNPGFITFPGVTVTPKAANLSTGPKIFTVSIAGKAPVKYKVSAVENHNPVLAGLYADPDILYAEKTGKFYLYPTSDGFDGWSGKYFKAFSSPDMVNWKDEGVILDLPKDVKWGKRNAWAPCIIEKKINGVYKYFYYFCAAQKIGVAVADNPAGPFVDSGKPLIDAFPEGVTNGQQIDADVFTDPKTGKTYLYWGNGYMAGAELNEDMVSLKPGTTKVLKPGNDYREGTYVFYRNGKYYFMWSEDDTRSPDYRVAYGVSDSPLGEISIPQNSIILKKDAAQGIYGTGHSSVIQIPGTDEWYIVYHRFNYPKGITMGGAAGFNREVCIDRMYFNADGTIKQVVPTHKGIAPVKVKK; translated from the coding sequence ATGGGAAAAATCACGTTTTTTTTTAAAATTGTAATTTTAACACTTATTTTGGTTCCGGCGGTTTTGATGCCGGGAACAGCGCAGTCAAAAAAAACTGATTTTAAATATTCAGCTTACCTGTTTGCTTATTTTACCGGTAACCAAAAAAACGACGAAGCTATACATTTTGCGTTAAGTAATGACGGTTATACCTATCGTGCGTTGAACCATGACCAGCCGGTAATCAACTCCGCCAAAATAAGCGAAACCGGCGGCGTGCGCGATCCGCATATTATGCGCGGCGCCGATGGCAAAACATTTTACATGGTGGCTACCGATATGGTATCTGACAAGGGATGGGACTCAAACCGAGCTATGGTGCTGCTTAAATCAACTGATTTGATTAACTGGTCGTCGGCCGTAGTTAATATACAAAAACGGTTTAAGGGTAATGACAGTTTGATGCGTGTATGGGCACCGCAAACCATTTATGATGCTGCGAAAGAAAAGTACATGATCTACTGGTCAATGAAACATGGCCGCCGCGGGCGCGATATTATTTATTACGCTTATGCTAACGCCGCTTTTACTGATCTGGAAACAGAACCTAAGCAGCTTTATTTTAGTCCGGATAACGGCTCATGCATTGATGGCGAGATTGTAAATAAAAGCGGTATATTCTACCTTTTTTACAAGACGGAAGGCGCCAATCTCGGCATTAACATAGCTACATCAACCAAGCTTACCGAGGGTTATACAATGCAAAGCAGGGACGTGCAGCAGACCAAAGAGCCGGTAGAAGGCTCGGGCGTATTTAAGTTGAATGATGGCAGCGGGTACATATTGATGTATGATGTTTATGCCAGCGGCCGCTACGAGTTTACCAAGAGTACCGACTTTAAAATATTTACGGTAGTTAACAGCGATGTGAAAATGAACTTTCACCCGCGCCACGGTACGGTAATGCCGATCACCGCCGCCGAGGCGGCGAGGCTTTCAGCCAAATGGCTTAGTGCTGATGAAGTGTTAACCTCTGCAGCTAACCCGGCTTTGAAAACAATCAACACAAAGTTAGATACCAACGCCAAAACGCTTGAACTTGCCGTAAAGCCAGGTACAGCGTTAACCGCCTTTAACCCCGGGTTTATTACCTTTCCGGGTGTTACGGTAACGCCAAAGGCAGCTAACCTTTCAACCGGCCCTAAAATTTTTACGGTAAGCATAGCAGGTAAGGCGCCGGTAAAATACAAAGTAAGCGCGGTTGAAAACCACAACCCGGTTTTGGCGGGCTTGTATGCCGATCCTGATATTTTGTATGCCGAAAAAACAGGCAAGTTCTATTTGTACCCAACCAGTGATGGTTTCGACGGTTGGTCAGGCAAATATTTCAAAGCCTTTTCATCACCGGATATGGTGAATTGGAAAGATGAGGGCGTGATACTCGATTTGCCAAAGGATGTAAAATGGGGTAAGCGCAACGCCTGGGCTCCGTGTATTATTGAAAAAAAGATAAACGGCGTATATAAATATTTCTACTACTTCTGCGCTGCACAAAAAATAGGGGTGGCGGTTGCCGATAATCCGGCCGGACCGTTTGTTGATTCGGGTAAGCCACTGATAGATGCTTTTCCCGAAGGTGTTACCAACGGGCAGCAAATAGATGCAGATGTATTTACCGATCCTAAAACAGGTAAAACCTATCTGTACTGGGGTAACGGCTACATGGCCGGCGCTGAGTTGAATGAGGACATGGTTTCGCTAAAACCGGGCACCACCAAGGTTTTAAAACCGGGTAACGATTACCGCGAAGGCACCTACGTGTTTTACCGCAACGGTAAGTATTATTTTATGTGGTCTGAAGATGATACCCGCAGTCCGGACTACCGTGTGGCATACGGCGTATCTGACTCGCCGCTGGGCGAGATTTCTATACCTCAAAATAGCATCATTCTGAAAAAGGACGCTGCACAGGGCATTTACGGTACGGGCCATAGTTCGGTTATACAAATTCCGGGTACTGATGAATGGTATATTGTATATCACCGGTTCAACTATCCGAAAGGGATAACCATGGGTGGAGCCGCCGGCTTTAACCGTGAGGTTTGTATTGACAGGATGTATTTCAATGCCGATGGCACTATCAAACAGGTGGTGCCTACACACAAAGGTATAGCGCCCGTAAAAGTAAAAAAGTAG
- a CDS encoding VOC family protein, producing the protein MRAINPWINFNGNAEEAFDFYQSVFGGEFTKIVRFKDLSSPEFQVPEDEANKIMYIGLPLGKNNVLIANDVPAFMGQVNENENRSKIYVSAESRDEAEKIFNGLSAGGDIEGPIGDSPWGTYAGMFRDKYGIEWIVEFDPGYIG; encoded by the coding sequence ATGAGAGCAATTAATCCCTGGATCAACTTTAACGGTAATGCCGAAGAAGCGTTCGATTTTTACCAATCAGTTTTTGGCGGCGAGTTTACAAAGATCGTCCGTTTTAAAGATTTATCAAGCCCTGAGTTTCAGGTGCCCGAAGATGAGGCGAACAAGATCATGTACATCGGCTTGCCGCTTGGCAAAAACAATGTATTGATCGCTAATGATGTTCCCGCATTTATGGGGCAGGTAAATGAAAATGAAAACCGGTCGAAAATATATGTGAGTGCCGAAAGCCGTGACGAAGCCGAGAAAATATTTAACGGCTTATCAGCAGGCGGAGATATTGAGGGGCCGATTGGCGACAGCCCGTGGGGCACCTATGCCGGCATGTTCCGGGATAAATATGGCATTGAATGGATAGTTGAATTTGATCCTGGTTATATAGGCTAA
- a CDS encoding response regulator yields MTKSVLLIENDEAIAEIVDYILTDAGYQVSQTPPAHYLEAVKSINPDVVLLDYSLSGNITGDMICARLKANNETTHIPVIIVSAVVGLDDIARACNANDILVKPFDITDLEQVVNKWFDKSRLAS; encoded by the coding sequence ATGACTAAAAGTGTTCTTCTTATTGAAAACGATGAAGCTATTGCTGAAATAGTTGATTACATTCTCACGGATGCCGGTTACCAGGTATCGCAAACTCCGCCGGCACATTATTTAGAGGCGGTTAAATCTATAAACCCCGACGTGGTATTGCTTGATTACTCGCTGAGCGGCAATATAACCGGTGATATGATCTGTGCGCGGTTAAAGGCAAATAATGAAACAACTCATATTCCGGTGATCATCGTATCAGCCGTTGTAGGGCTTGACGATATTGCCCGCGCCTGCAATGCCAACGATATATTGGTTAAACCATTTGATATTACCGACCTGGAGCAGGTGGTTAATAAATGGTTTGACAAAAGCCGCCTGGCCAGCTAA
- a CDS encoding MBL fold metallo-hydrolase: MAEITIIGSGDAFGSGGRMSTCFYVKADAGNFLIDCGASAIPGIKKHGIAPDDIDAVLITHFHGDHYGGLPFLLLEMAVYGRLKPLVVISPPGCRERLEKLLELLYPGTEVWGKLNISFHEYEVHKPLDISLLKVTAFPVIHTPEALPHGLRIQVDGKVIAYSGDTSWTDELVPLSADADLFICECNFFGLEVKNHLNYQTLKEKLALLSYKKILLTHFDNEMMRNFDAVELPCASDGMRFAV; encoded by the coding sequence ATGGCTGAAATAACTATTATTGGCAGTGGCGACGCCTTTGGCAGCGGCGGCCGCATGAGCACCTGTTTCTATGTAAAGGCTGATGCCGGAAACTTTTTGATTGACTGCGGTGCGAGCGCCATACCCGGTATCAAGAAGCACGGTATCGCCCCGGATGATATTGACGCTGTGCTAATAACACACTTCCACGGCGACCATTATGGTGGTTTGCCATTTTTATTGCTGGAAATGGCGGTTTACGGGCGTTTAAAGCCGCTCGTGGTTATTAGTCCGCCCGGATGCAGGGAACGGTTGGAAAAATTGCTTGAGTTGCTATATCCCGGTACTGAGGTTTGGGGCAAGCTGAATATCAGCTTTCATGAATATGAAGTACACAAACCACTCGATATAAGTTTGCTTAAGGTGACTGCGTTCCCTGTGATTCACACCCCCGAGGCACTGCCGCATGGTTTGCGTATTCAGGTTGATGGAAAGGTAATTGCCTATTCAGGAGATACTTCATGGACGGATGAACTCGTACCTTTAAGCGCTGATGCTGATCTGTTTATCTGCGAATGCAATTTTTTTGGGTTAGAAGTAAAGAATCACCTCAACTATCAAACACTTAAAGAAAAACTGGCTCTTTTATCTTATAAAAAGATATTGCTTACGCACTTTGATAACGAGATGATGCGGAATTTTGACGCTGTAGAACTACCCTGCGCCTCGGATGGTATGCGTTTTGCCGTTTAG
- a CDS encoding metalloregulator ArsR/SmtB family transcription factor produces the protein MKQDIFQAIADPTRRAILTLLAVQALTPNVMAEKFDMSRQAVSKHIKVLQECDLVKPEHQGREIYYHFNAKKMQEFDHWLAQFRQNWQAQFNQLDKLLSTIKEEK, from the coding sequence ATGAAACAGGATATATTTCAAGCCATAGCTGATCCGACCCGTAGGGCTATTTTAACCCTGCTCGCGGTGCAGGCGTTGACTCCAAATGTAATGGCAGAAAAGTTTGATATGAGCAGGCAGGCGGTATCAAAGCATATTAAAGTGTTACAGGAATGCGATTTGGTTAAGCCCGAACACCAGGGTAGAGAGATCTATTATCACTTCAACGCTAAAAAGATGCAGGAATTTGACCATTGGTTAGCGCAATTCAGGCAAAATTGGCAAGCGCAGTTTAATCAACTCGACAAACTATTATCAACCATTAAAGAAGAAAAATAA
- a CDS encoding low affinity iron permease family protein, which translates to MPKTRKNLFERFANWATNATGSSTAFIVAFAIIIIWGVTGPIFGYSDTWQLVINTGTTIVTFLMVFLIQKTQNKDSKAIHLKLNELIASHQGASNRMVDIEDLNEEELDKLHKFYEQLSDLAEKEDDILCTHSIDAANDNHNTKLELNKHSRKHKN; encoded by the coding sequence ATGCCAAAGACCAGGAAAAACTTATTTGAACGTTTTGCCAACTGGGCTACAAACGCCACAGGCAGTTCTACTGCGTTTATAGTAGCGTTTGCTATCATTATTATTTGGGGTGTTACAGGGCCAATCTTTGGTTACTCAGATACCTGGCAGCTGGTTATCAATACCGGTACTACCATCGTCACGTTTTTGATGGTATTCCTGATCCAGAAAACGCAGAATAAAGACTCAAAAGCTATCCACCTGAAATTAAACGAACTGATAGCATCGCACCAGGGAGCCAGCAACCGCATGGTTGATATTGAGGACCTGAACGAAGAAGAGTTGGATAAACTGCACAAATTTTACGAACAACTGTCTGATCTGGCCGAAAAAGAGGACGATATTTTGTGTACTCACTCCATTGATGCGGCCAATGACAACCATAACACTAAGCTGGAGTTAAATAAACACTCGCGCAAACACAAAAATTAA